From a region of the uncultured Desulfatiglans sp. genome:
- a CDS encoding Methyltransferase FkbM family, producing MRWKSKVRKLAERLTGTHIYRVLPRGIDFASDIAYALPMYRANVVFDVGANIGQSAKIFLEKFPTSHIFCFEPVTDTYHLLQHAMQNNKRVNCFQLAFASSKQTRQMILQGSPTMFFMLGQSSELPNKDAQMESVNVDTLDDFCRMNSFDHISYLKIDTEGGDLDVLKGAAMMLTEQKIDIVQVEAGMNPNNTRHVSFLSIRKFLESYRYFLFGIYEQVPEWPTGEPHLRRINPIFVSQQVIQNNRIFAKS from the coding sequence ATGAGATGGAAAAGCAAGGTTAGAAAGCTAGCTGAGCGCCTGACGGGTACGCACATATATCGCGTGCTTCCTCGTGGCATTGATTTTGCGTCAGATATTGCGTATGCATTGCCAATGTATCGCGCCAATGTTGTATTTGATGTAGGTGCTAATATAGGACAATCCGCAAAGATATTTTTGGAAAAGTTCCCGACTTCACACATTTTCTGTTTCGAGCCGGTGACTGATACATATCACCTTCTCCAGCATGCCATGCAAAATAATAAGCGCGTTAATTGTTTTCAACTAGCCTTTGCTTCTTCAAAACAAACCAGACAAATGATTCTTCAGGGTTCACCCACTATGTTTTTTATGCTAGGTCAGTCTTCGGAGCTTCCAAATAAAGACGCGCAGATGGAATCAGTAAATGTGGATACACTTGATGATTTTTGCAGAATGAATAGCTTTGATCATATTAGTTATCTGAAGATAGACACCGAGGGTGGAGATCTCGATGTTTTGAAAGGTGCTGCGATGATGCTAACCGAACAAAAAATAGATATTGTTCAGGTTGAAGCTGGGATGAATCCAAATAACACTAGGCATGTTTCATTTTTATCCATAAGAAAATTTCTTGAGTCCTACAGGTATTTTCTATTTGGGATTTATGAACAAGTACCCGAATGGCCTACCGGAGAACCTCATTTACGGCGAATAAATCCCATATTTGTCTCTCAACAGGTAATTCAAAATAATAGGATATTTGCGAAATCATAG
- a CDS encoding conserved hypothetical protein (Evidence 4 : Unknown function but conserved in other organisms) yields the protein MAISRELCRLWNWRQENGHLKGQVCRILLRKLESKDLITLPPSKRGLANPPNRRYYVPPPEPPEVDDTPLETAIEDLPPVRLAMVRRTLHEGLWNYLVYRYHYEGFRIIVGSHLKYIAWSGDRPVACLSWSSSVFRIAARDRFIGWDPLARNRNIRHVLNNNRFLLLPWVRCKNLASHLLGLSARIIGRDWHAFYGYPAYLLETFVDQARFRGTCYKAANWTLAGETAGYAKKDNRFYEHGRKKDVLLFPLVRDFRKRLQYLGEGGVQ from the coding sequence GTGGCCATTTCCAGGGAGCTCTGCCGGCTGTGGAACTGGCGGCAGGAAAACGGCCACCTCAAAGGGCAGGTATGCAGGATCCTGCTGAGAAAGCTCGAAAGCAAAGACCTCATCACCTTGCCGCCGTCGAAAAGGGGCCTTGCGAACCCGCCCAACCGGCGCTACTACGTTCCGCCGCCTGAACCGCCGGAAGTAGATGATACCCCTTTGGAAACGGCGATCGAAGACCTGCCCCCCGTCAGACTGGCAATGGTCAGGCGAACACTCCATGAGGGATTGTGGAACTATCTGGTCTATCGCTATCATTACGAAGGCTTCCGGATCATCGTCGGATCCCATTTGAAGTACATCGCCTGGTCCGGCGACCGGCCGGTTGCGTGTCTGTCGTGGAGCTCGAGCGTATTTCGGATTGCCGCCCGGGACCGTTTCATCGGCTGGGACCCTCTGGCCCGAAACAGAAACATCCGCCATGTGCTGAACAACAACCGCTTCCTCCTCCTCCCCTGGGTCCGCTGCAAGAATCTGGCATCCCATCTGCTCGGTCTTTCGGCTCGGATCATCGGCAGGGACTGGCACGCCTTTTACGGCTATCCGGCCTATCTGCTGGAAACCTTTGTCGACCAGGCTCGGTTTCGCGGAACCTGCTACAAGGCTGCCAACTGGACCCTGGCAGGGGAAACCGCCGGCTATGCCAAAAAGGACAACCGGTTTTATGAACACGGCCGGAAAAAAGATGTGCTCCTTTTCCCGCTTGTCCGTGATTTCCGCAAGCGATTGCAGTATCTTGGCGAAGGAGGCGTCCAATGA
- a CDS encoding hypothetical protein (Evidence 5 : Unknown function): MMNAALDLASVEERIQQRLLARYREMIHKAIDAFVDALAEDLVSEKKMTLMDITQAISKAKPELLAAILQESIQTKHEGILSQDLAECPICKKKIRRSVHAPRTIETLLGSATVNRPYFYCASCKYGFSPADEALGLSSRKKQHDLQKLALEFLADLPFERASELFFKSTGLSFSDHQMHDLFAQFAEEATAEAVIPSAAEIERRIDTVKGNELFAFELPQQDPAYLPFQVAVILPPIPQPAKLPGNGHTALSPLSGDNRSDLIQVLRSDLSAANDEICTHGLASFLTGR; this comes from the coding sequence ATGATGAACGCCGCCCTCGATCTGGCCTCTGTGGAGGAACGGATCCAGCAAAGACTGCTTGCGAGGTACCGTGAGATGATACACAAAGCCATCGATGCCTTTGTCGATGCCTTGGCCGAAGACCTGGTTTCGGAGAAGAAAATGACCCTGATGGACATCACCCAGGCCATCAGCAAGGCTAAACCGGAGTTGCTGGCCGCTATCCTGCAGGAATCCATCCAAACGAAACACGAGGGAATCCTTTCACAGGACCTGGCCGAATGTCCCATATGCAAGAAGAAGATCAGGAGAAGCGTTCACGCCCCCCGCACGATCGAGACCCTGCTCGGGTCCGCGACCGTAAACCGACCCTATTTTTACTGCGCCTCCTGCAAGTATGGTTTTTCGCCCGCCGATGAGGCGCTTGGGCTCTCTTCCCGCAAAAAACAGCACGACCTGCAGAAACTGGCCCTGGAATTTCTGGCCGATCTGCCCTTTGAGCGGGCAAGCGAGCTGTTTTTCAAATCCACCGGCCTTTCNTTCAGCGATCATCAGATGCACGACCTGTTTGCGCAATTTGCAGAAGAGGCCACGGCCGAAGCCGTCATCCCCTCAGCGGCCGAGATCGAGCGGCGCATCGATACGGTAAAGGGCAATGAGCTCTTTGCTTTCGAGCTTCCTCAGCAGGATCCTGCATACCTACCCTTTCAGGTAGCCGTTATCCTGCCGCCAATCCCACAGCCGGCAAAGCTCCCTGGAAATGGCCACACGGCCCTGAGTCCATTGTCGGGTGATAACCGATCGGATCTGATCCAGGTCCTTCGATCCGATCTGTCTGCCGCAAATGATGAGATCTGTACCCATGGTCTTGCCTCTTTCCTGACTGGAAGGTAG
- a CDS encoding conserved hypothetical protein (Evidence 4 : Unknown function but conserved in other organisms) produces MHSVPQMIDAVFTWVNGNDPDHLHRRLKYSGQLEIPGTLPDADSQSRYSDSGELWFSINLVRKNAPWIRNIYIVTDNQTPHWINQDIIKKLGIIIIDHREIFCGFNRYLPTFNSNSIEALLYRISGLSPRFIYLNDDFFIISPVRPEDYFYNGIPLIRGFWTYKNRYFAYLERQFRTFVTKASGLDGLVGRRAESKILPSCRYFRLAHTPYPLQIETFKQYFKDYIFLQNIIKYRFRNKEQIWPIGYLCNLALRQGRAISHLPDLAYLSPSTPIKKIQLVCNSAVGNPLVKHLCIQSLDKFTTNARKLCVNFLSSLL; encoded by the coding sequence ATGCATTCTGTTCCTCAAATGATCGATGCTGTATTTACATGGGTTAACGGGAATGATCCCGACCACTTACATAGACGTTTAAAGTATTCTGGCCAATTAGAAATTCCAGGCACATTACCTGATGCCGATTCTCAATCAAGATATAGCGATTCAGGCGAACTCTGGTTTTCAATTAATTTGGTCCGTAAAAACGCACCATGGATAAGAAATATCTACATAGTAACTGATAACCAGACGCCACACTGGATAAATCAAGACATAATTAAAAAACTTGGAATTATAATTATCGATCACAGAGAAATTTTTTGCGGATTCAATCGATATCTTCCAACTTTCAACAGTAATTCTATTGAAGCTCTTCTATATCGAATATCCGGTCTTTCCCCGCGCTTTATTTACCTTAATGATGATTTTTTCATCATCTCACCGGTCCGTCCTGAAGACTATTTTTACAACGGAATTCCGCTCATTAGAGGGTTCTGGACTTACAAAAACCGATACTTTGCCTATCTTGAAAGGCAATTTCGGACGTTTGTGACTAAGGCTTCCGGTTTAGACGGTCTTGTTGGTAGACGCGCAGAGAGCAAAATACTGCCTTCTTGTCGGTATTTTCGTCTTGCTCATACTCCCTATCCTCTACAAATCGAAACATTTAAACAATATTTTAAGGATTATATTTTTCTTCAAAATATCATTAAGTATCGGTTTCGTAATAAAGAGCAGATTTGGCCGATAGGATATCTATGCAACCTTGCCTTAAGACAGGGGCGTGCAATTAGCCACTTACCTGATCTTGCATACCTTTCGCCTAGTACGCCTATTAAAAAGATTCAATTAGTCTGTAATTCTGCAGTTGGCAACCCACTTGTTAAACATCTTTGCATTCAATCACTTGACAAATTCACTACTAATGCACGTAAATTATGTGTAAATTTTTTATCTTCCTTACTTTAA
- a CDS encoding hypothetical protein (Evidence 5 : Unknown function): MIDNYNSKFFNYVLIYPVWRLVISYYVDISYPWCVFTDQIN; this comes from the coding sequence GTGATCGATAATTATAATTCCAAGTTTTTTAATTATGTCTTGATTTATCCAGTGTGGCGTCTGGTTATCAGTTACTATGTAGATATTTCTTATCCATGGTGCGTTTTTACGGACCAAATTAATTGA
- a CDS encoding hypothetical protein (Evidence 5 : Unknown function) — MATHLLNIFAFNHLTNSLLMHVNYV, encoded by the coding sequence TTGGCAACCCACTTGTTAAACATCTTTGCATTCAATCACTTGACAAATTCACTACTAATGCACGTAAATTATGTGTAA
- a CDS encoding hypothetical protein (Evidence 5 : Unknown function), with protein sequence MFTGVSRIQDKLKFSFKQKIFLFKVRKIKNLHIIYVH encoded by the coding sequence GTGTTTACTGGAGTCTCACGGATTCAGGACAAACTTAAATTTTCTTTTAAGCAAAAGATTTTCTTGTTTAAAGTAAGGAAGATAAAAAATTTACACATAATTTACGTGCATTAG
- a CDS encoding conserved hypothetical protein (Evidence 4 : Unknown function but conserved in other organisms), which produces MDMERLPSGKFAINALILTLAGLAYNILRFIGQLGLVGDRSPLRHPAKRRRIKTVIQELMYLAARLVTTGRRLKIIFSRHCPAFEAFGAVYNRLACG; this is translated from the coding sequence ATGGACATGGAACGCCTGCCATCGGGCAAGTTCGCCATCAATGCCCTGATCTTGACCTTGGCCGGTCTGGCCTACAACATCCTGCGTTTCATCGGGCAGTTGGGCCTCGTCGGAGACCGGTCGCCCTTACGCCATCCGGCTAAAAGGCGCCGCATCAAAACGGTCATCCAAGAACTGATGTATCTGGCTGCGCGGTTGGTCACAACCGGCCGGCGTTTGAAAATCATCTTCAGCCGACATTGTCCGGCTTTCGAAGCCTTCGGGGCTGTGTACAACCGCCTGGCATGCGGTTAG
- a CDS encoding hypothetical protein (Evidence 5 : Unknown function), producing MGEPNLWKRERHLPAPGKRVGILRVHIRQEYQGKTYRFQRVMRAVERTGDKRGQLLLKPDIEMEAWWTTLDLPDEKVIRLYETTPPASSSTVRSNPTWTWNACHRASSPSMP from the coding sequence GTGGGCGAGCCAAATCTTTGGAAAAGGGAGCGTCACCTCCCCGCGCCCGGCAAAAGGGTTGGAATCCTCCGAGTCCACATCCGCCAGGAATATCAGGGCAAAACTTACCGCTTCCAAAGGGTGATGCGGGCCGTTGAGCGCACCGGCGACAAACGCGGCCAACTGCTGCTCAAACCGGACATCGAGATGGAGGCCTGGTGGACGACGCTCGATCTGCCGGATGAAAAGGTGATCCGGCTTTACGAGACCACGCCACCAGCGAGCAGTTCCACAGTGAGATCAAATCCGACATGGACATGGAACGCCTGCCATCGGGCAAGTTCGCCATCAATGCCCTGA
- a CDS encoding transposase (fragment), whose translation MKRFILERFKKDFYTSHSGLALIGLGINYYSELPGKARKAFPLAKGLSGIGLDDVVRSYVGMLSLGQSDYEAVTNKKDDTYFKQSLGIRKVPSAETLCQRLDDVAVGLRPLVDAAAVDFIRNSKALIAKLDTGHIPLDCDVFRMDNSQTKKEGVSRTYSGTDGYAPIAAYLGREGWCAELELREGKQHSQCEFIPYLERVLKKARTLTSDKLLVRLDSAHDALETRATLAGHEKVSYIIKWNPRKEDKAEWASQIFGKGSVTSPRPAKGLESSESTSARNIRAKLTASKG comes from the coding sequence GTGAAACGATTTATCCTTGAACGGTTCAAAAAAGATTTCTACACATCGCACTCGGGTCTTGCATTGATCGGACTGGGCATCAACTATTACAGCGAACTCCCAGGCAAAGCACGGAAGGCATTTCCTCTTGCCAAAGGCCTCAGCGGAATCGGACTGGACGACGTCGTGCGCAGCTATGTCGGCATGCTCTCTCTTGGTCAAAGCGACTATGAAGCCGTAACCAATAAGAAAGATGACACCTATTTCAAGCAGTCCCTGGGTATTCGTAAAGTGCCTTCGGCTGAAACTTTATGCCAACGCCTGGATGATGTTGCCGTGGGTCTGCGGCCTTTGGTAGATGCTGCAGCAGTCGATTTTATCCGTAATTCCAAAGCGTTGATTGCAAAATTGGATACCGGGCACATTCCTCTTGATTGCGATGTGTTCCGCATGGACAACTCCCAGACCAAGAAAGAGGGGGTTTCCCGCACCTACTCCGGCACGGATGGGTATGCGCCCATCGCCGCTTATCTGGGCCGGGAGGGTTGGTGCGCGGAACTCGAACTGCGGGAAGGCAAACAGCACAGCCAGTGCGAGTTCATCCCCTACCTGGAACGTGTTCTGAAAAAGGCCCGCACCCTGACCTCGGACAAGCTCCTTGTCCGTCTGGATTCCGCCCATGATGCCCTCGAAACCCGTGCCACCCTGGCGGGGCATGAAAAAGTCAGCTACATCATCAAATGGAACCCGCGTAAAGAAGACAAAGCGGAGTGGGCGAGCCAAATCTTTGGAAAAGGGAGCGTCACCTCCCCGCGCCCGGCAAAAGGGTTGGAATCCTCCGAGTCCACATCCGCCAGGAATATCAGGGCAAAACTTACCGCTTCCAAAGGGTGA
- a CDS encoding conserved hypothetical protein (Evidence 4 : Unknown function but conserved in other organisms), producing MLPDIRFDDRLYDVPKFNLLKNDITDFTGELRAFHESFADCFFRTELRENFYRYMVGQFSDLERKSIEPIAIAVEDGQVRAMQRFVSTAVWEDDKIMQKYRSMVNDDMGDPDAVLIFDETGFPKKGQDSVGVGKQYCGILGKVDNCQVGVFAAYASSQGYALIDKRLFIPEHWFSDEYSVRRKKCAVPPDLSFKTKPQLAADMLKKISSEGILPFKYVLGDSIYGSSPEFISAVEEINGLRYFVSINPSTLCWLTDPIKITKSYKYRGKTHRKTTLESTEKKPVSIVKLAKSIHDFFWYRRVVSEGTKGPIAYEFTRRRVVLSKDGFPQKTVWLILRRTLGEKQKYSYFISNAPMSCRLPLLVWLSGLRWAIEQCFEETKTDLGLDHYEVRKYLGWHHHMITCILAHFFLWHLKIRLGKKSTVHYSLAA from the coding sequence ATGCTGCCGGACATCAGATTCGATGATAGGCTTTATGATGTTCCAAAGTTTAACTTATTAAAAAACGATATAACCGATTTCACGGGCGAACTCAGAGCCTTCCATGAGAGTTTCGCAGACTGCTTTTTTCGCACTGAGTTACGGGAGAACTTTTATCGCTACATGGTGGGCCAATTCAGCGATTTGGAACGTAAATCCATCGAACCTATCGCTATCGCCGTCGAGGACGGTCAAGTCAGGGCCATGCAGCGTTTCGTGAGCACAGCGGTCTGGGAAGACGATAAAATCATGCAAAAATATCGCAGTATGGTCAACGACGATATGGGCGACCCAGATGCCGTTCTGATTTTCGATGAGACCGGCTTCCCTAAAAAGGGACAGGATTCCGTCGGAGTTGGCAAGCAATACTGCGGTATCCTTGGAAAAGTTGATAACTGTCAGGTCGGTGTCTTTGCCGCCTATGCGTCCAGTCAAGGTTACGCCCTCATCGATAAGAGACTCTTTATCCCTGAACACTGGTTTTCTGACGAATATAGCGTCAGACGGAAAAAATGCGCTGTTCCACCTGATCTGTCCTTCAAGACAAAACCACAGCTTGCGGCTGATATGCTCAAAAAGATTTCTTCAGAAGGAATTCTTCCTTTCAAGTATGTTCTTGGAGATTCGATTTATGGGTCGAGTCCGGAGTTTATATCTGCAGTTGAAGAGATCAATGGTCTACGGTATTTTGTGTCTATCAATCCATCTACCTTGTGCTGGTTAACCGATCCTATAAAAATAACCAAAAGCTATAAATATCGTGGAAAAACGCATCGAAAAACCACCCTTGAATCCACCGAAAAAAAGCCTGTCAGCATTGTGAAATTAGCAAAAAGTATTCACGACTTCTTTTGGTATCGCCGCGTTGTCTCGGAAGGCACAAAAGGACCGATAGCGTATGAGTTCACGCGGAGACGAGTGGTTCTCTCCAAAGATGGTTTTCCCCAAAAAACCGTTTGGCTCATTCTTCGTAGAACCCTTGGGGAAAAACAAAAGTACAGCTATTTTATCAGCAACGCACCGATGAGTTGCCGATTGCCCTTGTTGGTATGGCTCAGCGGACTCAGGTGGGCAATTGAGCAATGTTTCGAAGAGACCAAAACAGATCTGGGGCTTGATCACTACGAGGTGCGCAAGTACCTTGGGTGGCACCACCATATGATCACGTGTATATTGGCACATTTCTTCCTTTGGCACCTGAAAATCAGGTTGGGAAAAAAAAGCACCGTCCATTACTCTCTCGCAGCTTAG
- a CDS encoding conserved hypothetical protein (Evidence 4 : Unknown function but conserved in other organisms), producing MKKLTQIAPKRPMAEETGPVGDPVAPGATGSPTGDAAVEPPDPEVIAIKRRRNFTAKYKLRILAEVDGCAESGQVASILRREGLYSSNLTCWRRQREEGMLQALQPKKRGRKQIEQNPLAPRLAQLEKENRKLKDQLRKAETIIEVQKKISEILGIPQDQDKGNGKIS from the coding sequence ATGAAGAAGCTAACCCAAATTGCACCGAAAAGGCCCATGGCTGAGGAAACGGGCCCTGTGGGTGATCCTGTCGCCCCAGGGGCGACAGGATCACCCACAGGGGATGCAGCGGTCGAACCTCCAGACCCCGAGGTTATCGCGATAAAACGCCGACGCAATTTTACTGCCAAATACAAGCTGCGCATCCTTGCGGAAGTCGACGGTTGTGCCGAATCCGGGCAAGTGGCCTCCATACTTCGTCGTGAGGGCCTTTATTCCTCAAATCTGACCTGTTGGCGCCGCCAGCGCGAAGAGGGGATGCTGCAGGCACTTCAGCCGAAGAAACGCGGCCGCAAACAGATAGAACAGAACCCTTTGGCACCCCGCCTTGCGCAGCTTGAAAAGGAGAACCGAAAACTGAAAGACCAGCTGCGCAAAGCTGAAACGATTATCGAGGTTCAAAAAAAAATATCGGAGATCCTGGGGATCCCTCAAGACCAGGACAAGGGCAACGGAAAAATCTCATGA
- a CDS encoding Integrase, catalytic region has product MNAAQDLGRTVGIKSACSALSVPRATFYRQTSNNGTPMEQVCSTAPPLALMPAEKQAVIDVLHSERFQDMAPHQIYTNLLDDGQYLCSVSTMYRFMREIHGDIKERRRQVQRPHYEKPELLATGPNQVYSWDITKLKTSQKWTYLYLYVIIDIFSRYVVGWLVAPHESSELAKQLIEETCIKQNIEPGTLTLHADRGSSMKSKAVAQLLADLGVTKTHSRPHVSNDNPYSESQFKTLKYCPQFPGRFGSIEDATAFCRFFFNWYNKHHHHSGIAMMTPESLHYGHAQTIQKQRQEVLFEAFQRFPKRFKGIVPQPTPLPDAVWINKPSASDAGVH; this is encoded by the coding sequence ATGAATGCGGCACAGGATCTCGGTCGGACAGTTGGGATAAAATCCGCCTGCAGCGCATTGAGCGTTCCTCGTGCTACTTTTTACCGTCAAACCTCCAATAACGGCACCCCAATGGAACAAGTCTGCTCGACTGCTCCGCCTTTAGCCTTGATGCCCGCAGAGAAGCAGGCCGTGATCGACGTGTTGCATTCGGAGCGTTTTCAGGACATGGCACCACATCAGATCTACACCAATCTTCTTGATGATGGGCAGTATTTATGCTCTGTGAGCACCATGTACCGATTCATGAGGGAAATACATGGTGATATCAAAGAGCGTCGTCGTCAGGTGCAACGACCACATTACGAAAAACCTGAGTTACTCGCTACAGGTCCGAATCAGGTATATTCCTGGGATATTACTAAGCTGAAAACATCGCAAAAATGGACTTATCTTTACCTGTACGTCATCATAGATATATTCAGCCGCTATGTCGTTGGCTGGTTGGTAGCCCCCCATGAAAGTAGTGAATTGGCCAAACAGCTCATCGAGGAGACCTGCATCAAACAAAACATCGAACCTGGAACACTGACGCTGCACGCTGATCGCGGTTCCAGTATGAAATCTAAGGCGGTTGCCCAACTTCTGGCTGATTTGGGCGTTACCAAGACCCACAGCCGCCCGCACGTCAGCAACGATAATCCTTATTCAGAATCTCAGTTCAAGACATTGAAATACTGCCCGCAATTTCCTGGTCGATTCGGTTCCATCGAAGATGCCACGGCGTTCTGTCGGTTTTTCTTTAACTGGTACAACAAGCACCACCATCATTCCGGAATCGCCATGATGACACCGGAAAGCCTTCACTACGGCCATGCCCAGACCATTCAGAAACAACGCCAAGAAGTCCTCTTTGAGGCCTTCCAGCGCTTTCCCAAAAGGTTCAAGGGCATCGTACCACAACCTACCCCCTTACCCGATGCTGTATGGATCAACAAACCGTCGGCGAGCGATGCGGGGGTACACTAA
- a CDS encoding hypothetical protein (Evidence 5 : Unknown function): MDRDTLQDVLEQPNPDQRAAFPSFGGMPNAKKPSSLIVARNTQGRSADSQQTKSHPASNTQGLLVKEGEQSLIKINKGLERNFGAGSRERARGNISFETIERMKKLKKPVNSLFLGVADKIHEEMYHRTEKEFTIAAKIFLS; the protein is encoded by the coding sequence ATGGACCGTGATACGCTTCAAGACGTCCTAGAGCAACCCAACCCTGACCAAAGGGCAGCGTTTCCGAGTTTTGGCGGCATGCCAAACGCCAAAAAACCTTCTAGCCTCATTGTTGCCAGGAACACGCAAGGTAGATCCGCCGACAGCCAGCAGACGAAATCCCATCCAGCCTCAAACACGCAAGGACTGCTGGTAAAAGAAGGAGAGCAGTCTCTGATTAAAATCAACAAAGGCCTCGAAAGAAATTTTGGGGCTGGTTCGCGAGAACGCGCTAGAGGTAACATTTCCTTCGAAACGATCGAAAGAATGAAAAAGTTGAAAAAGCCCGTCAATTCCCTTTTCTTAGGAGTAGCGGACAAAATTCATGAGGAAATGTATCACCGTACTGAAAAAGAGTTTACGATTGCAGCAAAAATATTCTTAAGCTAA
- a CDS encoding hypothetical protein (Evidence 5 : Unknown function) — protein sequence MMFLIANIVSYAIMPPIERKPYITFQEDDTYLQENLMKPLRLAQKMLFRICAKLVGSLNKYFHSAEFVQRHRLA from the coding sequence ATGATGTTTTTGATTGCAAATATAGTAAGTTACGCTATTATGCCACCAATAGAAAGAAAGCCGTATATTACTTTTCAAGAAGACGACACATATTTACAGGAAAATTTGATGAAACCACTGCGGTTGGCACAAAAGATGCTTTTCAGAATTTGCGCCAAACTTGTCGGATCCCTAAATAAATATTTTCATTCTGCTGAATTTGTTCAGCGACATCGCTTAGCTTAA
- a CDS encoding hypothetical protein (Evidence 5 : Unknown function), with protein MDAITTIIPCRNRYNLLIRALGSVYAQSHYVEEIIVIDDSSKNHLQELVPTKLRERTKFIRNDEQKNAAFCRNQGISLAKGDIIAFLDSDDYWDNEHIKLSLRALNNQNVPFIFGSFHSIASNRILAKLPKNCPQSQFKIAEYLFIQNGIIRTSTFVGRKEFIRTIMFDNYLAKHQDWDFIIRASVISPIGFLPTPTAYLDTSPTNRMSNKSNISASLYFLKKNSNIFDDTIRKHACTRIMKDARNNTDFRAVISLYNQCKTEISFQYFLQSLLHIFIMKLSAPFPRTLKIITKIKHSFNIIKHLSLKHPR; from the coding sequence TTGGATGCTATTACCACCATAATACCCTGCCGTAATCGTTATAATTTACTTATTCGTGCTCTCGGAAGCGTATACGCTCAGTCACATTATGTTGAAGAGATAATAGTTATTGATGATTCTTCAAAAAATCACCTTCAAGAACTTGTACCGACCAAACTGCGTGAAAGAACAAAGTTTATCAGAAATGATGAACAAAAGAATGCGGCTTTTTGCAGAAACCAAGGCATTAGTTTAGCGAAAGGTGATATTATCGCTTTTTTGGATTCAGATGATTACTGGGATAATGAACACATAAAGTTAAGCTTAAGAGCATTAAATAACCAAAATGTTCCCTTTATTTTTGGAAGTTTCCATTCAATCGCTTCTAATAGAATACTAGCAAAATTACCTAAAAATTGCCCACAAAGTCAATTTAAAATAGCTGAATATTTATTTATTCAAAATGGTATAATTCGCACGTCTACTTTTGTAGGTAGGAAAGAATTCATTCGCACCATAATGTTTGATAATTATCTTGCTAAACACCAAGATTGGGATTTTATCATTCGAGCAAGTGTTATTTCGCCAATTGGCTTTTTGCCCACACCAACAGCATACCTTGATACATCCCCAACTAATCGCATGAGTAACAAATCGAATATAAGTGCAAGCCTTTATTTTCTGAAAAAAAATAGCAATATTTTTGATGATACAATAAGAAAACATGCATGCACACGCATCATGAAAGATGCACGGAATAATACTGATTTTCGCGCTGTAATATCATTGTATAACCAATGCAAAACAGAAATTTCTTTTCAATATTTTCTTCAAAGCTTATTACATATATTTATAATGAAGTTATCGGCGCCGTTTCCGCGTACTTTAAAGATAATAACTAAGATCAAGCATTCATTTAATATAATTAAGCATTTATCTCTAAAGCACCCAAGATAG
- a CDS encoding hypothetical protein (Evidence 5 : Unknown function) codes for MQAQAGSGQTIKAFCAERKISIYQFYAWRRRLKACIRHPQKSGAFIELFPAKDEVNAPIRIDVGNQ; via the coding sequence ATGCAGGCGCAGGCTGGGAGTGGGCAGACCATCAAGGCGTTTTGCGCCGAGCGTAAAATCAGCATCTATCAGTTTTATGCCTGGCGCCGCCGCTTGAAAGCCTGCATCCGTCACCCGCAGAAATCCGGAGCATTTATTGAGCTGTTTCCCGCCAAGGATGAAGTGAACGCACCGATCCGGATCGATGTGGGAAACCAGTGA